DNA from Coleofasciculus sp. FACHB-1120:
AGTAATTGGGGCGACGATTAATAAAACTGGCAGTTTTCAGTTTCGGGCGACGAGAGTTGGACGGGATACCGTGTTGGCTCAAATTGTCCGACTGGTGCAACAAGCACAAGGTGCCAAAGCCCCAATTCAGCGATTGGCGGATCGAGTAACGGGGTGGTTTGTGCCAGTGGTCATTGCGATCGCGATCGCTACTTTTATTATCTGGTTCGACGTGATGGGCAATCTCACAATGGCCCTCATGACAATGGTAGGAGTGTTAATTATTGCTTGTCCCTGTGCTTTGGGTTTAGCAACGCCGACTTCTGTGATGGTGGGAACCGGCAAAGGTGCGGAAAATGGCATCTTAATTAAAGGTGCTGACAGTCTGGAAGTGGCGCATAAAATTCAAACGATTGTGTTAGATAAAACGGGGACTCTCACTCAGGGAAAACCCACCGTTACCGACTACATCACGATGGTGGGAACTGCCCACAGCAACGAGATAAAACTATTAAGGTTAGCAGCAGCCGTTGAACGCAATTCAGAACATCCCTTGGCTGAAGCGGTTGTTCGGTATGCCCAATCTCAGGAAGTCCAGTTTCCATTACCAGAGGCGAAAAATTTTGAAGCGATCGCGGGTAGTGGCGTTCAAGGGATTGTATCAGACCGACTGGTGCAAATTGGTACTCAGCGTTGGATGGATGAATTAGGGATTGAAACACTACCTTTGCAAGGACAAAAAGTTGCTTGGGAATCTGCTGGTAAAACTGCCGTCTGGATTGCGGTAGATGGCGAAATGCAGGGATTAATTGGCATTGCCGATGCCCTCAAACCCTCTTCCGCAGGCGTTGTGCGATCGCTACGCCGGATGGGTTTAGAAGTGGTGATGCTAACCGGGGATAACCGCAAAACAGCAGACGCGATCGCGCAAGAAGTTGGCATCACGCGAATATTTGCAGAAGTCCGTCCCGACCAAAAAGCCGCTAAAGTCCAGGAACTACAAGCCGAAGGCAAAGTGGTGGCAATGGTAGGGGATGGCATCAACGACGCCCCAGCACTGGCACAAGCAGACGTGGGGATAGCGATTGGCACCGGAACCGATGTAGCGATCGCGGCTAGCGATATCACTCTCATTTCTGGCGACTTGCAAGGGATTGTTACTGCAATTCAATTAAGTCGCGCCACGATGCAGAATATTCGCCAAAATCTCTTCTTTGCCTTCATTTACAACGTGGCGGGAATTCCGATTGCTGCTGGTATTTTATTCCCGATTTTCGGTTGGTTGCTGAACCCGATGATTGCGGGTGCAGCGATGGCATTCAGTTCGGTTTCTGTCGTTACTAACGCTTTGCGCTTGCGGAATTTTCAGCCGCAACTCAATTTCTAACCGCATAGAAAAGGAGGAAATATGGTAATTCAAAAAAAGGTTTGGAGTAATCTTCTCGGTTTGTGGGTCTTGCTCTCAGTTTTCTCAGGAATACCTGCAAAAGCCACTTCAGCCGAGGCACCAATGGCAACCAATCAAGTCAGTCAAATTGAGCAACCTTTTGAGCTAAAACTGGGCATTACTTTAGGCGGGTTGGCTTTAATTGGTCTAGAACTTTGGTGGTTTTTGGTGAGTAAAACTCAAGCCCAACAAGCGACAGCAAATCAAGGAATTCAGGAACTGACTATCCAAGTAGATGGCGGTTACGATCCAAATCGAGTTGTCGTGAAAGCAGGGCAACCTGTGCGGCTCAACTTTTTCAGAAAAGACCCCAGTAGTTGCCTGGAAAAAATTATTTTACCGGATTTTCACATTGCTAAAGATTTGGATCTGAATCGGATGACACCTGTAGAATTCACGCCAAAAATCCCAGGCGAATACGCCTTTACCTGTGGGATGAATATGGCTAGAGGTGTCCTGGAAGTAAAAGCAGCCGCAATGGCAAATCAAGAGGAGTAAAATGATGAAAAATAAGTCAATGCTTTTGGGTCTGGTTGGGTTAGTGGCAGGAAGCGCGATCGCTACAGGCGCAGTCACTCATACGATGAAAATGAAGGATGGAATGATGCAAGCGACCCCTACAAATACTACGAATAGCTCCCATAAGGGGCATCACACGGCTGGAACCGACTCTCATGGGGGGCATCACATGGGGCACGGATCGAAGCACGAATCGGGGCACGAAGCGATGCCTGAGACTGGGGCAGCGCAGGCAAAGCTGACGATTCAAGGAACGATTACCCCAAACAAACCCGTTCCTTTAGCAATTGACATTCAAGACAAATCCGGGAAAGCGATCGCTAAGTTTGACACATTTCAAGAAAAACTGATGCACTTGATTGTTGTCAGTGACGATTTTCAGTTTTTCAATCATATTCATCCCACCTACAAGCAGAATGGGCGTTTTGAAGTAAATGCCAGTTTTCCCCAACCTGGTAATTACAGCCTTTTTAGCGACTATAAACCAAGCGGAGAAAAAGAACAAGTCTCGGTATTAAAAGCACAAGTGGCAGGCAAAATTACTTCACCTGACCCAATTGTTGACCTAAACTCTGCTAAAACTTTTGGTGATACGAAAGTGAATTTTACCTTTTCTGCGCCAAAAATAAAAGCAGGTGAAGATGTAACCTTGCAGTTTAACTTACAAAATGCTGCTGA
Protein-coding regions in this window:
- a CDS encoding cupredoxin domain-containing protein codes for the protein MVIQKKVWSNLLGLWVLLSVFSGIPAKATSAEAPMATNQVSQIEQPFELKLGITLGGLALIGLELWWFLVSKTQAQQATANQGIQELTIQVDGGYDPNRVVVKAGQPVRLNFFRKDPSSCLEKIILPDFHIAKDLDLNRMTPVEFTPKIPGEYAFTCGMNMARGVLEVKAAAMANQEE
- a CDS encoding heavy metal translocating P-type ATPase codes for the protein METHSLKLQGMSCAACAGAIEKAIRNVPGVSECNVNFGMEQATVKYEPQQTSLEEIQQAVTDAGYAAAPVRELGSKEDDTEAATRRQELQELVRKVLFGAVISIVLVVGSIPAMTGLHIPLIPVWLHNSWVQLVLTTPVLFWCGQSFFTGAWKALKRHAADMNTLIALGTGAAYLYSLFVTVFPGFLRGITDVYYETAAVVITLILLGRFLETRAKGQTSEAIRKLMGLQAKTARLIRNGQEIDVPVEAVQVGDVVLVRPGEQIPVDGEVVEGTSTIDEAMVTGESLPVKKQTGDEVIGATINKTGSFQFRATRVGRDTVLAQIVRLVQQAQGAKAPIQRLADRVTGWFVPVVIAIAIATFIIWFDVMGNLTMALMTMVGVLIIACPCALGLATPTSVMVGTGKGAENGILIKGADSLEVAHKIQTIVLDKTGTLTQGKPTVTDYITMVGTAHSNEIKLLRLAAAVERNSEHPLAEAVVRYAQSQEVQFPLPEAKNFEAIAGSGVQGIVSDRLVQIGTQRWMDELGIETLPLQGQKVAWESAGKTAVWIAVDGEMQGLIGIADALKPSSAGVVRSLRRMGLEVVMLTGDNRKTADAIAQEVGITRIFAEVRPDQKAAKVQELQAEGKVVAMVGDGINDAPALAQADVGIAIGTGTDVAIAASDITLISGDLQGIVTAIQLSRATMQNIRQNLFFAFIYNVAGIPIAAGILFPIFGWLLNPMIAGAAMAFSSVSVVTNALRLRNFQPQLNF